The genome window CGACCCGAACGCGCTGGCCGAATACGGCATCCCGCTCTCGCGCGTGAAGCATGCCATCCGGCGCTCGAACAACGATGTCGGCGGTCGTCTGATCGAGATGGGCGAGACCGAGTTCATGGTGCGCGGCAAGGGATACATCAAGGAGATCGCTGATCTGGAAACCATCCCGGTTGGTGTGGACGACAAGGGGACACCGATCCTGCTGCGCGATGTGGCGCAGATCCATCTCGGCCCGGAGCTCAGGCGCGGCCTGGTCGATCTCGATGGCGAGGGCGAGGTGGCCGGCGGGGTGATCGTCATGCGCTATGGTGAGAACGCGCTGACCACCATCGAGGCGGTGCGTGCGAAGCTTGCCGAGCTCAAAGCGGGTCTGCCGAAGGGGGTGGAGATCGTGCCGGTCTACGATCGCGGCGGGCTGATCGAACGGGCGGTGGAGAACCTGAAGGGGAAGCTCATCGAGGAGTTTCTGGTGATTTCCCTGGTCTGCGTGCTCTTTCTGATGCATGCGAGAAGCGCGCTGGTGGCGATCGTGACATTGCCGCTTGGGGTGTTGATCGCCTTTCTGTTGATGCACTGGCAGGGGCTGGCGGCGAACATCATGAGTCTGGGCGGGATTGCCATCACGCTGGGTGCGATGGTCGATGGCGCCATCGTGCTGATCGAGAACGCCCACAAGCATCTGGAGCAGGAGGAGGATGCCAGGGGGCGGCCGTTGCGGGGGGGCGAGCGCTGGGCCGCCGTGGGCCGTGCCGCGCGCGAGGTGGGGCCGGCGCTCTTCTTCAGCCTGCTGATCATCACCGTCTCCTACATGGCCATCTTCACGCTGGAGGCGCAGGAGGGTCGGCTGTTCAAGCCGCTGGCCTTCACCGCCACCTACGCGATGCTCGGCTCGGCGGTGCTGGCGGTGACACTGGTGCCGCTGTTGATGGGCTGGTTCATCCGCGGCAAGGTGATGCCGGAGGAGAAGAACCCGGTCAACCGGGCGCTGCAGTGGATGCATACGCCGGTGCTGGCGGCGGCGTTGCGGCATCGCTGGGTGACGCTGTTGATCGCGCTGGGGCTGCTTGCGTCGATGGCTGTTCCGATGAGCAGGATCGGCTCCGAGTTCATGCCGCCGCTCGATGAGGGGGACATCCTCTACATGCCGACCACCTTCCCCGGGATTTCGATCACCAAGGCGAAGGAGCTGCTGCAGCAGACCGACAGGATCCTCACATCCTTCCCCGAGGTGGCCTCGGTCTTCGGTAAGGTGGGGCGCGCGGAGACCGCCACCGATGCGGCGCCGTTGTCGATGATCGAGACCATCGTGCGGCTCAAACCGAGGAAGGAGTGGCCCGATCCCGACAAGCCCACCAAGGCGCTGATGCGGGAGATGGACGTGGCGATCAAGTTCCCCGGTATGGCCAATGCCTGGACCTATCCGATCAAGACGCGCATCGACATGCTCTCCACCGGCATCAAGACGCCGATCGGGATCAAGGTGTCGGGCCCGGATCTCAATGTACTGCAGCAGGTGGGCAAGTCGATCGAGCAGGTGGTCAAGCAGCTGCCGGAGACCACCTCGGCGTTCAGTGACCGGGCCGCCGGCGGCTACTATCTGGATATCGACATCCATCGCGCGCAGGCCGCCCGCTATGGATTGACCGTCGGGGATGTCGAGGAGGTGGTCGCGTCGGCCATCGGCGGAATGAATGTGACGCAGACGGTGGAGGGGCTGGAGCGTTACCCGGTCAACCTGCGCTACCCGCGCGATTTCCGCAGCGACCCGGATGCGCTCAAGCGGGTGTTGATTCCCACCCCGACCGGGGCGCAGATCCCGCTGGCCGAGGTGGCCGATATCGCCATCCGGCGCGGGCCGCCAGCGATCAAGAGCGAGAACGCGCGTCTCTCCGCCTGGGTCTATGTCGATATCTCGACCTCGGATATCGGCGGCTATGTCGCCAAGGCAAAGCAGGTCATTCATGACCGGGTGAAGCTTCCGCCCGGCTATACGCTGGAGTGGTCCGGCCAGTTCGAGTACATGGAGCGCGCGGCGGCGAAGATGCGGATCGTGATTCCGGCGACGCTGCTGCTGATCTTCCTGTTGCTCTACTTCAACTTCGGCAACCTGACCGCACCCGTGGTGGTGATGTTGTCGGTGCCGTTCGCGTTGATCGGCGGCTTCTGGCTGGTCTGGTGGCTGGGATTCAATCTGAGCGTGGCGGTGGCGGTCGGCTTCATCGCCCTGGCCGGTGTGGCGGCCGAGATCGGGGTGCTGGTGCTGACCTTCATCGATCAGGAGGTGGCCGTGCAACGAGAGGCGGCCGGCGGACGGCTGGATTCCGTACTGCTGCGTGCCGCTGTGCAACGGGGTGTGGCCAAGCGGGTACGGCCGATCGCCATGACGGCGACAGCGGTGATTGCGGGGCTGGTGCCGATCATGTTCGGCGGTGGTACCGGCAGCGATGTCATGCAGCGCATCGCAGCACCCATGATCGGCGGCATGGTGACCACCACCCTGCTCTGTTTGATCGTGCTGCCGGTGGTGTATGGTGCGCTGCTGCAGCGGCAGGAGCGTAAAGGTTTCCTGGGACGACGGCAGGTGGCTGGAAGGAGCAAGGTATGAGTACGGAACAGTTTCGGGATCCCGTTTGCGGCATGGAAGTACATGAACACAGCGAACACGCGCGCACCTTCCGCGGCGCCGGGTTCCGCTTCTGCAGCGCGCACTGTCTGGAACGATTCAACGAAAATCCCAACGACTATCTGGGCGAGTACGTGTTCATCGA of Zetaproteobacteria bacterium contains these proteins:
- a CDS encoding efflux RND transporter permease subunit, which gives rise to MIGNIIDASLKNRLMVLIFSAVLVAAGLFAVRNIKLDAIPDLSDVQVIVFTNYAGQAPQVVEDQVTYPLTTAMLAVPHAKVVRGYSFFGFSVVYIIFEDGTDIYWARSRVLEYLNYVAGRLPQGVTPTLGPDATGVGWVYEYALVDRSGRHDLAELRSIQDWYMRYALQTVPGVAEVASVGGFVKQYQVEVDPNALAEYGIPLSRVKHAIRRSNNDVGGRLIEMGETEFMVRGKGYIKEIADLETIPVGVDDKGTPILLRDVAQIHLGPELRRGLVDLDGEGEVAGGVIVMRYGENALTTIEAVRAKLAELKAGLPKGVEIVPVYDRGGLIERAVENLKGKLIEEFLVISLVCVLFLMHARSALVAIVTLPLGVLIAFLLMHWQGLAANIMSLGGIAITLGAMVDGAIVLIENAHKHLEQEEDARGRPLRGGERWAAVGRAAREVGPALFFSLLIITVSYMAIFTLEAQEGRLFKPLAFTATYAMLGSAVLAVTLVPLLMGWFIRGKVMPEEKNPVNRALQWMHTPVLAAALRHRWVTLLIALGLLASMAVPMSRIGSEFMPPLDEGDILYMPTTFPGISITKAKELLQQTDRILTSFPEVASVFGKVGRAETATDAAPLSMIETIVRLKPRKEWPDPDKPTKALMREMDVAIKFPGMANAWTYPIKTRIDMLSTGIKTPIGIKVSGPDLNVLQQVGKSIEQVVKQLPETTSAFSDRAAGGYYLDIDIHRAQAARYGLTVGDVEEVVASAIGGMNVTQTVEGLERYPVNLRYPRDFRSDPDALKRVLIPTPTGAQIPLAEVADIAIRRGPPAIKSENARLSAWVYVDISTSDIGGYVAKAKQVIHDRVKLPPGYTLEWSGQFEYMERAAAKMRIVIPATLLLIFLLLYFNFGNLTAPVVVMLSVPFALIGGFWLVWWLGFNLSVAVAVGFIALAGVAAEIGVLVLTFIDQEVAVQREAAGGRLDSVLLRAAVQRGVAKRVRPIAMTATAVIAGLVPIMFGGGTGSDVMQRIAAPMIGGMVTTTLLCLIVLPVVYGALLQRQERKGFLGRRQVAGRSKV